TTATGTTTCCGGAATTCTGCGAACCGAAAAACATAAATCCGAAAACAACAGTGAGCACGCCGACAATCAAAAGCGAAGTGAGCATTGCAAAAACCACCGCTTTTTTGTCGCCTTTTTCGCCGTTATTTCCTTTTTTTGAGGTGTTTGAGCCTTTTTTCCTTATGTTTTCGGGCATAACATCAAGCTCCTCTCTTTTAACTATCGGCGCAATTTTTCTTGTTGCGTCCGCATCGTCGTCAGTCGGCGTGTTAACCACCGACGGCGCGTCAAGATTAGGATTTTTAAGTATTGCATAAAGGTCGTCGGATAAATCCTCCACCGACTGATAGCGGTAACGCGTTTCCTTTGCCATTGCCTTGAAGGTCACGCCCTCAACGCACTGCGGAACGTCGCTCACCTGCTCGCAAATCGACCTCGGCGCTTCTTCAATCTGCTTCATCGCCACCGCAACGGGTGTGTCGCCCGTGAACGGAACTTTTCCGACAAGCATTTCATACATAACAACGCCGAGCGAATAAATGTCGGATTTTTCATCAACATAACCGCCCCTTGCCTGCTCGGGCGAAAAATAGTGCACCGAGCCGAGAACGTCGTCCGACGCCGCAACGGTTGAAGTGGTTGTGGCACGTGCGATACCGAAATCGGTAACCTTAATCGCGCCCGTTGACGTAACTATAATATTGTGCGGTTTTATGTCGCGGTGCACGATATGTTTTTTGTGCGCCGCCGCAAGACCGTGGCAAATTTCGATTGTGATGCTGACCGCCTCGCGCCACGGAATTCTTCCCTTTTTCTCAATATACTGTTTGAGCGTCACGCCCTCGACATATTCCATAACGATATAGTGAATACCGCCCTCTTTGCCGACGTCGTAAACCGACACAATATTCGGGTGCGTAAGACTTGCCGCCGCCTGTGCCTCAATGTTGAACCGCCTTACAAATTCCTCGTTATCCGTCAAATCTTCTCTTAAAACTTTTATAGCAACAATTCTGTTCAAAAGTCTGCATCGCGCCTTATAAACAACTGCCATACCGCCTTTGCCGATTTCCTCCAGAATTTCGTATCTTCCGCCAAGTATTTTGCCAACCATATTTTTACACCTCTTTATCCTAAATCAAAATTTAACCGCCGCAACGGTGATATTGTCAAGTCCGCCGCGCTCGTTTGCCCTGTCTACAAGCTTTTTAACCGCATCTTTAAGGTCAATTTCACTCGTAACAATGCTCTTTATCTCGTCTTTTCCCACCATATTTGAAAGTCCGTCGGTGCAAATAACAATCATATCTCCGCTTTTTGCCTTGAATTTGTAAAAATCGGTTTCCACATCAGCATTTGTGCCGACCGCACGCGTGATGAGGTTTTTGTTCGGGTGGTTTTCCGCCTCTTTTTCGCTTATTTCACCGAGGTCGATAAGCTCCTGCACAACCGAATGGTCTTTCGTCACCTGGTTGATTTTGTCCTGCGTAATGTGATACAGTCTGCTGTCGCCCACATTTGCAATATAGAGGTTTTCGTTCTCGACAATGCACAAAACCACCGTTGTGCCCATACCGAGAAGATGACTGTCCTCTTTTGCGGCGGCATAAACCGTTTTGTTGGCAAGCTCGATTGCGTTTTTCAAAAGATTTTTAATGTCGCCCTCGTTCTTCCATTCAAAGTTCTTGTCAAAACACGATTTTATGCAGTCGACCGTCATTTTGCTTGCAACCGCACCGCCTCTGTGACCGCCCATACCGTCGGCAACAATAATATACCCGATGTTTTTTGTAAACTCGGATACAAAATAACTGTCCTCATTTGCCAGTCTTTTTTTACCGATGTCCGAATATGCTGCGCTTATCATTTTCCATCACCTGCTTTTTACATCTTTATTTGTTTTTTGGTCCGCACGGCGGAGCTGTCCGCACGACGCGTTTATGTCGCTGCCGAGTTTTCTCCGAACCGTGGTTGTTATTCCGTTTTTCTCCAAAACTTTCGTAAATTTTTCTATCGCCGGACGTCCGCTTTTCTTAAATCCCGTTTCGTCAACCTCGTTTACGGGAATTAAGTTAACGTGGCAAAGCATACCTTTCAGCTTTTTTGCCAGAATCCTTGCAACGTTTTCCGAGTCGTTAACGCCGTTTATAAGCGTGTATTCAAAGCTTATTCTGCGCCTTGTTGCGTTAACATAATGTTTGCACGCGTCTATAAGCGTGTCAACGTCATATGCCTTATTTACCGGCATAATCTCGCTTCGCAGGTCGTTTGTCGGCGCGTGAAGCGAAATCGAGAGCGTTATCGGAATATCCGCTTTCTCTAATTCTACTATATTTTTTACAATTCCGCAAGTAGAAAGTGAAATATGTCTGTATCCTATGTTTAATCCCAAAGGGTCGTTTACGTTTTTTAAAAATTTTATAACGTTGTCAAAGTTGTCGAGCGGTTCGCCTATTCCCATCATAACTATGTTTGAAATGCGCTCGCCTATGTCTTTCTGTGCAAAAATAACCTCGTCTAAAATTTCGCCGGCAGATAAATTTCTTACAAGTCCGCCGATTGTGGACGCACAGAATTTGCACCCCATTCGGCACCCCACCTGCGACGATATGCAGATTGTTATGCCGTGCTTGTAATACATAATTACCGCCTCGACGGTGTTGCCGTCGCCGAGCTTAAAAAGATATTTTGTCGTTTTGTCGATTTTCGACACAAGCTTTCTCACAATAGTAAGCGTGCTGATATATGAAATTTTGCCAAGCTTTGCGCGCAGAGCTTTCGAGATGTCAGTCATTTCGTCAAAATCGGTCACGCCGAGCGACAGCCATTTAAAAATCTGCTTTGCACGGAATTTCTGCTCGCCGTTCGATATCAAAAAATCTTCAAGTTCGGGCAAAGTTAAATCCTTTAAGTTAATTTTTTCCATTTAATCAATCCTTATAAATTTTGCCGTAAAAAATCCGTCAGTACCGTAAATATGAGGATAAAACGTGATAAATCCGTCGTTTTCAATATCAAGGACAATTTTTTTAAGCGCAAAGTTTTTGTTTTGCAAAAGAAATTTTTTCACGTTTTCTTCGCCCTCGTCCTTTGTGAACGTGCAGAGCGAAAATACCAATGTACCGCCTTTTTTCACGTATTTTGCGCAATTGTTTAAAATTTCAAGTCCCATATCCGCGAGATTTGAAATATCGTTTTGCGTAACCGAATATTTAATCTCGGGCTTTTTGTTCACAATTCCGAGTCCCGAACACGGCAGGTCGGCAAGAACAAAATCAAATTTGTCAAAATACGCCTTATTCTCCGCCGTAGCATCGCTTATGCACGGCTTAATTATGTCAATTCCGAGCCGTTTCGCGTTTTCCGAAATAAGCTTTATTTTATGCTCGTATATGTCGGACGAATAAATTTCGCCGTCGTTTTGCATAAGCTGTGCAATATACGTCGATTTTCCGCCCGGCGCGGCGCAAATGTCCAAAACGGACGCGCCTTTTTTCGGTGCAAGAATTTTACACGCAAGCATACTTGACAAATCCTGAACGTAAAACAAGCCGTCGGGAAAATATTTGCTTTTCAATAAAAATCCGAGCTTTGAAACCCTCACCGCGTCGGCGCAGAGCGTGCTTTTTTCATATTCTACACCCTCGCCGTCAAGAATTTTTAAAAATTCATCAACCGAAATTTTCAGGGTGTTTACGCGGATATAAATTTTCGGTCTTTCAAGGCTTTTTTCCATAATGTCTTTTGCAAAATCAAAACCGAAATCCGAAATAAATTTTTCGCAAAGTTCAAGCGGATAGGAATATTTAACGCTCAAAAATTCCGCTTTATCCTTCGGATATTCAATTTCGGAATTTGCAATTTTTTTGAGCACCGCGTTGACAAACCCCCCGCTCCGTGCACCGCCGTAACGCTTTGCAAGCTTGACGCTTTCGTTAACCGCGGCGGAAACGGGGATTTTGTCCATATATTTAATCTGGTAAACGCCCATACGCAAAATAATCTTCACATACGGCGAAATTTTGTTTATCTTAATGCTTGACGCGTTCTTTATATAAAAATCAAGGTTGATTTTATATTTTACAGTGCCGTGGCATATTTCGGTAGCAAGACGTTTGTCCGCGTCCGAAATTTCGGCGCTGTCAAGGCATTTTTTTAATTCAATGTTTATGTAGGCGCCCGATTTCTCGATGTTATAAAGCGCCTTTAATGCGGTTGAACGTGCGTTTTGCATTATTTTCTTCTCCTTGCCATAAGCACAAACCGCAAAAGCTGTGCCGCCGCAACAAGTGCAGAGGCAACGTATGTCATAGCCGCGGCGGATAAAACTTTTTTCGCACCGCCAAGCTCGTTTTGCGACAAAATGCCGTATTCGCCGAGTATCTTCAGTGCGCGTCCGCTCGCATTAAACTCAACCGGCAGTGTGATAAGCTGAAAAAGCACAACTGCCGAAAAAAGTATAATTCCGACATACACAAGGTTCAGCGAATTTAATATAAATCCCAAAAATATCAGCGGAACCGCCGCCTGCGACGAAAGGTTTACAACGGGGTAAACAGTGTTTCGCAAAGACAACGGCATATAGCTTTTTGCGTGCTGAATTGCGTGGCCCGCCTCGTGCGCCGCAACGCCGATTGACGCAACGCTCATACTGCCGTAAACCGAGTCTGACAGGCGTATAACTCTGTCTTTCGGGTCGTAATGGTCGGTTAGCGAGCCGGATATATGCTCTATTTTCACATTTGTAAGTCCGTTTGCGTCAAGTATTCTGCGCGCCGCGTCGTATGCCGTGACACCGCCGGCAGAATATACCTCCGAGTACCGCGAAAAGGTGGATTTCACCTTAATCTGCGCCCACAAAGCAATAATCATTGCAGGAAGAATAAAAACAAGATAGTAAATGTCCATAAAATTTTCACACTCCCAGGATTTTTCCTTTTTCTATGGTATTTCCTTTAAGATAATCAGCAACCGTCATTTCCCTTTTGCCCTCGGTCTGGATTTTCAGAACCTCCAAAAGGCAGTCCGCACACGAAACGAAAAACGAATTTCTCTCAACGCGCATAATTTCGCCGAAAACTCCGCCGGATTTTTCGTCCGTCGGCTTTGATACGCATATTTTCATCATTTTGCCGTCGTAAACCGTCTGCGCTTTGGGATACGGATACAGTCCGCGCGTTAAGTTAAACACATCGCGCACCGACTTTGAAAAGTCGATTTTAGCGGTTTGCTTGTCAATCATATGCGCATAGCACGTTTTTGAATCGTCCTGTTTTTCGCGCTTTGCAGTGCCGTTTTCCAGCATTTTGAGCGCTTTTAAAAGCACGTTTTTGCCGACCTCGGCAAGCTTGTCATGAAGCGTTTCAAAATTGTCGTCATCGGTAATTTCAACCTCGTCCGATATAAGCATATCGCCCGTGTCAAGCCCTTTTTCCATATACATAATTGTAACGCCCGTCTTTTTTTCACCGTCGATAATGCACCTTTGAATGGGCGCGGCACCGCGGTATTTCGGCAAAAGTGACGCGTGCACGTTGATACAGCCGTATTTCGGATAGTTTAAAACGTATTCGGGAAGAATTTTTCCGTATGCCGCAACCACGATAATATCGGGATTCTGCAAATTTAAAATTTCTTCAAAATTCTCTTTTTTAAGGTTTTCGGGCTGAAAAATCTCGATTTCGTGCGCCTTTGCGTATTCATACACCGGCGTGTGCGACATTTTGTGTCCTCTGCCCTTTTTCTTATCGGGCTGTGTAACAACCGATGCCACGTCATAACCGCCGGACACAAGCGCGTCAAGCGACGCGGCGGCAAAATCGGGTGTTCCCATAAACATTATTTTCAATAAAATCAGTCCTTTTTATTCATCATCTTCGTCTGCAAGGTCCTCGGGCTCGATAAATCTTGTCGCTTTGTCAACAAAAATTATACCGTCAAGATGGTCAAGCTCGTGGCAAAGCGCAGTTGCCAAAAGCTCCTCGCCCGTGATTTCAAATTCTTCTCCTTTGCGGTTTAACGCGCGTACGACAACCTTTGCCGGGCGCTCTACCTCGCCCCAGCGGTCGGGAACGCTCAAACAACCCTCAACCGACGTTTTTTTACCGCTCACGCTCACAAATTCGGGGTTTATAAGTTCAATCACGCCGTTTCCGACATCGATTATAACAACTCTTTTCAAAACGCCCACCTGCGGTGCGGCAAGACCTACGCCGTTCGCCTCTTTGAGAGTGTCTGCCATATCGTCCAAAAGCGTGATAATTCTGTCGTCTATTTCCTCAACTTTTCGGCTTTTTTTGCGCAAAAGCTCATCGCCGAGTTTTCTTATATTTCTGATTGCCATATTTCATTACCCTTTCCTTTTAATACATATTAACAGGGTTTACGTCCACAATAATGCTTACATTGTCCTTGTAAAAATTTTTAAGCAGTGTATGTATGCGTTCGTAAATTTCCCGATTATAATTCATTTTCATAATAAATCTGGAACGGAATTTATTGTTAATTCTGTGCATCGGCGCGCTTTGAACGCCGAAAACATCAGCTTTGATATTTTTCTCTTTTATTTCGTCAAGAAGCGCATTTCTAAAGTTTAAAAGCGCGTCAAACGCCGTTTTTTCACTGTCCGACGACGCGGTGAAATTTATCATTTCGCAAAACGGCGGATAGAGCATCTGTCTGCGGAGCGCGATTTCGTTTTTATAAAAGCTTACGTAATCCTGGTTGGACGCATAAGAAAAAATTTCGTTTTCGGGATAATATGTCTGCACCACCGCTCTACCCTCTTTTTCGCCCCTGCCGGCTCTGCCCACAACCTGTGTGAGAAGTGAAAACGTTTTTTCGCCCGCGCGGAAATCGTCTTGATAAAGACTTAAATCAGCGGCAATAACGCCGACAAGCGTAACGTTTTCAAAATCCAGACCTTTTGTTATCATCTGCGTGCCGACGAGAATATCTGTTTTTTCGTCACGGAATTTATTTAAAATTTCCTCGTGCGAAAACCGTTTCGACGTCGTGTCCGCGTCCATACGGAGATATGTTGCCGACGGGAAAAGCTTTGCAATTTCGTCTGTCACCTTTTGCGTGCCGAGCCCGAAAAACCTTATCTGCTCACTTTGACAGTTCGGGCAAACGTCAAGCTTTTCGGTTTTGTAGTCGCAGTAGTGGCACACCATAAAACCGCCGTTTTTGTGATAAGTAAGCGAAATATCGCAGTTCGGGCATTTTGGAACATATCCGCATTTTCTGCACGACACAAAGGACGAATATCCTCTTTTATTCAAAAATAAAATTGTTTGCTGTTTGCTTTTTAAATTATTCGCGATTTCGGTTTTGAGCCGTTCCGAAAATATTGAAAAATTGCCGTTTTCAAGTTCTTTTCGCATATCAATGGTTGTAACTTTCGGCAAATCGCGGTTGTTAACTCTGTTTTTAAGTTCAATGAGCGTGTATTTTCCGTTTTCCGCGCGCCAGTAACTTTCAAACGACGGCGTTGCGGACGCTAAAATCAGCACCGCACCCTCGCTTTTTGCGCGGAAGCGTGCAACCTCGGTTGTGTGGTAGCGCGGACTGCTTTCCGACTTGTAAGTTCCTTCGTGTTCCTCGTCAATTATGATAAGACCGAGTTTTGCAAGCGGAGAAAACACCGCCGAGCGCGCGCCGACAACCACCGACACCTCGCCCTCGTTAATGCGTTTCCATTCTTCGTACCGTTTACGCACGGTGAGCATACTGTGAATTACCGCAACGCGCGAGCCGAACCGACCTTTCACCTGCGCCACCATTTGAGGCGTGAGCGAAATTTCGGGCACGAGAAACAGCGACTGTTTTCCCAAATTCATACATCTTTCAATCAGATTTAAGTAAATTTCGGTTTTACCGCTCCCCGTCACTCCGTGTATCAAAAACGTTTTGTTTTCGCCGTTGTCAATGCTTTTTCCAACCGTTTCAACCGCCGACTTCTGCTCGTCGGTAAGTTCAACTTTTTTATCGTCAATCTCTGAAATTTCTTCGTCAAACGGGCGCGGAATTTCAAAAACCGTCACAATTCCTTTTTGTTCCAACACGTCAACAACGCTTTTTGACGTCTCGCATATATCCAATAGTTCGGACAACGAAACCGACTCATTCTCGCATAAAACTTCAACTACGCGCGCCTGTGCTTTTGCGCGTTTTTCGAGGATTTCACACATTCTGTATGCCTCTTCGCGCTCGATTGCAAGCGACGCAACCTTGATATATTTGTCCTTTTGTCCTTCTTCTTTTTTCAGTTCGGTATAAACGATATTATCGCACACAAGCGATTTTAGCGTCTGCGTTATGTTCTTTCGTCCGACGTTTTTGCAAAGCTCGTCAAGTTCGCAAAAACCGCCGTTTTCTTTCAGCGTTTCAACAATCCGCTCTTTTATAAGCGAATTTTTAATCTTGCTTTTGATATAATCTTCGCCATTGTCCGAAAGATGAACAACCGTGACCATTTTAAGCGACACACCGCGCGGTAAAACCGCTTTTATAATGTCGCAGTACGGCGAAAAGAATCTGTGATGCAAAAACTTTATCAGTGACGCGGTTTTTTCGTTAAAATAAACGTAACCGTCCGCAAGCGATAAAATTTCTTTCAAATTTTTATATTCGCTTTCTTCGCAGATACCCAAAACATAGCCTTCAAGCGGTTTGTTTCCGCGTCCGAACGGCACAACAACGCGCTGACCGACTGAAACGTTCAAATTTTCGGGCGCAAGGTAATGATATATATTATCTGTATGCCGCGAAATATTGTTTATTACAACCTCACATATCATTACAAATCCTCCGAAAGCAAATAAAACAAATTCTTAATTATAGGCAAAAGAGCAACAAAAGCCGCTTTTTTGCAAATGGCTAAAGTTGCCCGTCTTTTAAAATTTTTCGGCTATTCTGTCAAGAATAACATTTGCAACGTCATCTTTGCTCATTTTTTCGAGCGGTTCAATTCCGCCGTCCTTTGATATGAGCGTAACAACGTTTGTATCGGCGCCGAACCCCGCGCCCTCGCAGTTTAAACTGTTCGCCGCGATAAAATCAAGGTTTTTGTTCGCAAGCTTTTCGCGCGCGTTTTCAATAAGATTGCTCGTTTCCATACAAAAACCCACAAGAATTTGATTAACCTTAAGTGCACCGAGTTTCTTTAAAATATCCTCTGTCTTTTTAAGAGGCAAAGCATATTCGCTGTCTGTTTTTTTAATTTTTTCGCTCTCGCATTTTTCGGGCGTAAAGTCGGCAACCGCCGCCGCCTTTATCACAATGTCGGTATCGGGATATTTCTCCATAACCGCGTTATACATATCCTCCGCGCTCGTGACGTTTACAACGTCAACACCCGAAAACGGGCGCAAATTGGTTTTGCCCGACACAAGAGTAACGTTTGCACCGCGCATTTTTGCAATCTTTGCAAGCGCGTAGCCCATTTTGCCGGTAGAATGGTTTGTGATGTACCTCACCGGGTCAATCGCCTCCTGCGTTGCACCTGCCGTGATAAGTACTTTTTTGCCCTCGAAATCTTTTTTATCACACAAAACCTCGTCGATTTTGTCTAAGATATCCTCAATTTCGGCAAGTCTGCCCCTGCCCGAATCACCGCACGCCAAAATGCCGTCGGCAGGCTCGACAAACTCGTATTTCAAATGCTTAAGCTTATTGATATTTGCCGTAACAATGGGATTTTCATACATATTCGTGTTCATTGCCGGCGCAAAAACCACCTTCGCTTTTGTCGCCATAACGGTGGTTGTGAGAAAATCATCCGCAATGCCCGACGCAATTTTGCCGATAACATTTGCGGTTGCGGGGCATATCAAAAACGCATCCGCCGCCTTTGCAAGCGAAATATGCTCGGTTGTAACGTTTTCGGAAAGCGAAAACATATCGGTTATAACCTTGTTTTTCGTAATTGTCTGAAAGGTGAGCGGTGTGACAAATTCCGTTGCCGATTTTGTCATC
This genomic stretch from Qingrenia yutianensis harbors:
- the pknB gene encoding Stk1 family PASTA domain-containing Ser/Thr kinase, which gives rise to MVGKILGGRYEILEEIGKGGMAVVYKARCRLLNRIVAIKVLREDLTDNEEFVRRFNIEAQAAASLTHPNIVSVYDVGKEGGIHYIVMEYVEGVTLKQYIEKKGRIPWREAVSITIEICHGLAAAHKKHIVHRDIKPHNIIVTSTGAIKVTDFGIARATTTSTVAASDDVLGSVHYFSPEQARGGYVDEKSDIYSLGVVMYEMLVGKVPFTGDTPVAVAMKQIEEAPRSICEQVSDVPQCVEGVTFKAMAKETRYRYQSVEDLSDDLYAILKNPNLDAPSVVNTPTDDDADATRKIAPIVKREELDVMPENIRKKGSNTSKKGNNGEKGDKKAVVFAMLTSLLIVGVLTVVFGFMFFGSQNSGNIKVPSVMGMTLEGAEKVAKDNGAVIEVLEYKESTEEDGTIIEQSPKADMTVATLEKISVVISGKEPTEIVLSDYKGRDFDSAEKELTKLGLKVTKSEEKSESASEGEVIRQSPSAKTKLEKGDSVTLYVAVKKADEEEIMVPQVVGKTYDEAKSELENAGFKVEKNEKTSDKASGTVISQSINGGAKKGTSVTLTVSKGNESTAQNPTTQPPAAKTKTLTIDLSGYSKPVEIKIVTGGRVVSAVTVDPSKTPEYSATLTGTGTKTFEVHIDGVKKVTKTVNFD
- a CDS encoding zinc metallopeptidase, producing the protein MDIYYLVFILPAMIIALWAQIKVKSTFSRYSEVYSAGGVTAYDAARRILDANGLTNVKIEHISGSLTDHYDPKDRVIRLSDSVYGSMSVASIGVAAHEAGHAIQHAKSYMPLSLRNTVYPVVNLSSQAAVPLIFLGFILNSLNLVYVGIILFSAVVLFQLITLPVEFNASGRALKILGEYGILSQNELGGAKKVLSAAAMTYVASALVAAAQLLRFVLMARRRK
- the fmt gene encoding methionyl-tRNA formyltransferase, which codes for MFMGTPDFAAASLDALVSGGYDVASVVTQPDKKKGRGHKMSHTPVYEYAKAHEIEIFQPENLKKENFEEILNLQNPDIIVVAAYGKILPEYVLNYPKYGCINVHASLLPKYRGAAPIQRCIIDGEKKTGVTIMYMEKGLDTGDMLISDEVEITDDDNFETLHDKLAEVGKNVLLKALKMLENGTAKREKQDDSKTCYAHMIDKQTAKIDFSKSVRDVFNLTRGLYPYPKAQTVYDGKMMKICVSKPTDEKSGGVFGEIMRVERNSFFVSCADCLLEVLKIQTEGKREMTVADYLKGNTIEKGKILGV
- the def gene encoding peptide deformylase yields the protein MAIRNIRKLGDELLRKKSRKVEEIDDRIITLLDDMADTLKEANGVGLAAPQVGVLKRVVIIDVGNGVIELINPEFVSVSGKKTSVEGCLSVPDRWGEVERPAKVVVRALNRKGEEFEITGEELLATALCHELDHLDGIIFVDKATRFIEPEDLADEDDE
- the rlmN gene encoding 23S rRNA (adenine(2503)-C(2))-methyltransferase RlmN, whose product is MEKINLKDLTLPELEDFLISNGEQKFRAKQIFKWLSLGVTDFDEMTDISKALRAKLGKISYISTLTIVRKLVSKIDKTTKYLFKLGDGNTVEAVIMYYKHGITICISSQVGCRMGCKFCASTIGGLVRNLSAGEILDEVIFAQKDIGERISNIVMMGIGEPLDNFDNVIKFLKNVNDPLGLNIGYRHISLSTCGIVKNIVELEKADIPITLSISLHAPTNDLRSEIMPVNKAYDVDTLIDACKHYVNATRRRISFEYTLINGVNDSENVARILAKKLKGMLCHVNLIPVNEVDETGFKKSGRPAIEKFTKVLEKNGITTTVRRKLGSDINASCGQLRRADQKTNKDVKSR
- a CDS encoding Stp1/IreP family PP2C-type Ser/Thr phosphatase, encoding MISAAYSDIGKKRLANEDSYFVSEFTKNIGYIIVADGMGGHRGGAVASKMTVDCIKSCFDKNFEWKNEGDIKNLLKNAIELANKTVYAAAKEDSHLLGMGTTVVLCIVENENLYIANVGDSRLYHITQDKINQVTKDHSVVQELIDLGEISEKEAENHPNKNLITRAVGTNADVETDFYKFKAKSGDMIVICTDGLSNMVGKDEIKSIVTSEIDLKDAVKKLVDRANERGGLDNITVAAVKF
- the coaBC gene encoding bifunctional phosphopantothenoylcysteine decarboxylase/phosphopantothenate--cysteine ligase CoaBC — translated: MGKTVVMGICGGIAAYKAVYAASAMMKKGIDVHVVMTKSATEFVTPLTFQTITKNKVITDMFSLSENVTTEHISLAKAADAFLICPATANVIGKIASGIADDFLTTTVMATKAKVVFAPAMNTNMYENPIVTANINKLKHLKYEFVEPADGILACGDSGRGRLAEIEDILDKIDEVLCDKKDFEGKKVLITAGATQEAIDPVRYITNHSTGKMGYALAKIAKMRGANVTLVSGKTNLRPFSGVDVVNVTSAEDMYNAVMEKYPDTDIVIKAAAVADFTPEKCESEKIKKTDSEYALPLKKTEDILKKLGALKVNQILVGFCMETSNLIENAREKLANKNLDFIAANSLNCEGAGFGADTNVVTLISKDGGIEPLEKMSKDDVANVILDRIAEKF
- the rsmB gene encoding 16S rRNA (cytosine(967)-C(5))-methyltransferase RsmB, with protein sequence MQNARSTALKALYNIEKSGAYINIELKKCLDSAEISDADKRLATEICHGTVKYKINLDFYIKNASSIKINKISPYVKIILRMGVYQIKYMDKIPVSAAVNESVKLAKRYGGARSGGFVNAVLKKIANSEIEYPKDKAEFLSVKYSYPLELCEKFISDFGFDFAKDIMEKSLERPKIYIRVNTLKISVDEFLKILDGEGVEYEKSTLCADAVRVSKLGFLLKSKYFPDGLFYVQDLSSMLACKILAPKKGASVLDICAAPGGKSTYIAQLMQNDGEIYSSDIYEHKIKLISENAKRLGIDIIKPCISDATAENKAYFDKFDFVLADLPCSGLGIVNKKPEIKYSVTQNDISNLADMGLEILNNCAKYVKKGGTLVFSLCTFTKDEGEENVKKFLLQNKNFALKKIVLDIENDGFITFYPHIYGTDGFFTAKFIRID
- the priA gene encoding primosomal protein N', which translates into the protein MICEVVINNISRHTDNIYHYLAPENLNVSVGQRVVVPFGRGNKPLEGYVLGICEESEYKNLKEILSLADGYVYFNEKTASLIKFLHHRFFSPYCDIIKAVLPRGVSLKMVTVVHLSDNGEDYIKSKIKNSLIKERIVETLKENGGFCELDELCKNVGRKNITQTLKSLVCDNIVYTELKKEEGQKDKYIKVASLAIEREEAYRMCEILEKRAKAQARVVEVLCENESVSLSELLDICETSKSVVDVLEQKGIVTVFEIPRPFDEEISEIDDKKVELTDEQKSAVETVGKSIDNGENKTFLIHGVTGSGKTEIYLNLIERCMNLGKQSLFLVPEISLTPQMVAQVKGRFGSRVAVIHSMLTVRKRYEEWKRINEGEVSVVVGARSAVFSPLAKLGLIIIDEEHEGTYKSESSPRYHTTEVARFRAKSEGAVLILASATPSFESYWRAENGKYTLIELKNRVNNRDLPKVTTIDMRKELENGNFSIFSERLKTEIANNLKSKQQTILFLNKRGYSSFVSCRKCGYVPKCPNCDISLTYHKNGGFMVCHYCDYKTEKLDVCPNCQSEQIRFFGLGTQKVTDEIAKLFPSATYLRMDADTTSKRFSHEEILNKFRDEKTDILVGTQMITKGLDFENVTLVGVIAADLSLYQDDFRAGEKTFSLLTQVVGRAGRGEKEGRAVVQTYYPENEIFSYASNQDYVSFYKNEIALRRQMLYPPFCEMINFTASSDSEKTAFDALLNFRNALLDEIKEKNIKADVFGVQSAPMHRINNKFRSRFIMKMNYNREIYERIHTLLKNFYKDNVSIIVDVNPVNMY